Genomic DNA from Flavobacterium sp. N502540:
GTAAATGTGTTTTCCGCTGGCGTCAATGGTTGTGTCATACGCATCGGCAGCAAGTCTCACGGTCGTTGCATCTGCTACCAGGGTTAATTTTCCGTCTTTAAATCCAACGGCACTGTTCTGAATAACACTTCCGTTACCTAAATGTGCAGTAGCATTTAAAATCAAAACCGATTTGGTTTGTTGTGGTGCCGGTATTTGCTGTGCTTTTATTTGCAATGATGCACAAAAGGCAAGCAGACCTATATATATGTTTTTATTAATCATGTTATCTGTTTTTATCTTTATGAATTTTATAAAGCCGTTATTATTGTTCTAAAGTATCACAGTGATATTCTTTCTTCTCTTTTTTGGTTGGTGGCTGTGTGCTCATTCCTTTGTTTTTTTCCTGCAACATCTGCCCAATCAATAAACTTCTTTCTTTCGAAATAGCCTGTTGTTTTTCAGCATCTTTTTCAAGATCAAAATACACTACACCTTCAATCATTGTTTTTTCGACTTTAGCATAAATAGACAACGGATTTTCGCTCCATAATACAACGTCAGCATCTTTACCTACTTTTACACTTCCTACCTTATCGTCAATGTGTAATAATTTGGCAGGGTTTAAGGTTACAAATTTCCAAGCCTCTTCTTCAGAGATGTTTCCGTATTTCACCGCTTTTGCAGCCTCCTGATTTAATCTTCTTGACATTTCGGCATCATCTGAATTGTAAGCAACCACTAATCCCTGATTGTGCATAATTGGTCCGTTAAACGGAATCGCGTCATTTACTTCAAATTTGTAAGCCCACCAGTCAGAGAATGTAGATGCTCCAACACCGTGTTCTTTCATCTTATCTGCCACTTTATATCCTTCCAGAATGTGCGTAAAAGTATTCACTTTGAAATTGAACTTCTCCGTAACATTCATCAACATTAAGATCTCAGATTCTACATAAGAGTGACACGTAATAAAACGCTCTTTGTTTAGAATTTCAGCGATCGTTTGCATTTCTAAATCAACTCTTGGCGCTTTTCCTTTTTTAGAACCTGCGTTGAATTTTTTCCAGTTTTCATCGTATTCTTTTGCACGTTGGAAATAATCCGTAAAAACTTGTTCAACTCCCATTCTGGTTTGTGGAAAACGGGTAGGATTGTCAATTCCCCAATTCGCTTGTTTTACATTTTCTCCCAAAGCAAATTTGATGAACTTTGGCTGGTTTTTGTATAACATTTCGTCTGGTGCAGCACCCCATTTCCATTTTACAATGGCAGAACGTCCTCCAATTGGGTTTGCAGATCCGTGTAATAATTGCGAAGTGGTTACACCTCCAGCTAAGTCTCTGTAGATATTAATGTCTTCAGAGTTTACAACATCCTGAATTGTAACTTCGGCAGTCGAGTTATGTCCCATTTCGTTCACCCCTTTTGAAATGGCGATGTGGGAGTGTTCGTCAATAATTCCGCTCGTGATATGTTTACCTTTAGCATCAATAACTGTAGCAGAAGCATCGGAAAGATTTTTACCTACAGCAGCAATTTTTCCGTTTTTAATTAAAACGTCAGTTTCAGTTAAAATACCTTCCTTTTCGTTGGTCCAAACCGTAGCATTTTTGAATAGTAAAGTTTGAGCAGTTAATCTTTTTGAGTCACCAAAAGCAATATTTGGATACGTTGTCGGGATAATCGGATTTAGTTTTTCAACTTTAGTTGAATCTTTTACCGCTACAAATGGGCTTGTTCTAGTAGCAGTCCAGAACAATTCTGTTCCGTTTGCCAATACCGCTTTTCCAGATAAGTTTTCCGGTTTTTCGATCAATCCGGTCAAACGTGAAAAATTAGATTTGATTGAATCGGTTGGTTTAATTAAAAGAGAGATCCAGTTTTTAGAAACAGCAAAAGTACTGCTCACTTTCTTTGCATCTGCAGTTGTAACTTCAGATTTTGGAGCATCAACTGTTCCTTCGATTTTCCATTTGTAGGTATCTTTTCCAACCGTTAAGTCGTAGTTACCACGAATGTCTTTTGCGTTAACATCGTTTACAACGTATTTAGTTCCTTGTACCCAGTTTTCATATAAAACCGTTTTTTCGTCAAAAATTTCACCTGAAGTAATGATGAAGTTGGCAAAAGCACCAGCTTTCAAACTTCCTACTTCATTACTTTTTCCTAAAATAGCTGCAGGAACTGTGGTTAGAGCTTCAAGAGCCTTTGTTTTATCAAAACCATATTTAATGGCTTTTAGTAAATTAGTTTTAAAATCTTCGGTCTTTTTTAATTTGTCTGTTGTTAAAGCAAAAACAACTCCATTGTCCGAAAGAACTTTTAAGTTGGTAGGCGCCTGGTTCCAGAAACGCATATCAGCCAATTCGATTTGATTGGACAAATAAGGGTTAGAAACATCATACGCCTCAGGGAAACTGATTGGGATGATATATTTGGCATTGGTACCTTTAATTTCTTCAATTCTTTCAAACTCATTTCCGCTTCCTTTCAGAACATAGTTTAATCCAAATTCTTTGGCAATTTTCGCTGCTCTTAAACTGTTTAACTTGTCTTCTGTAGCAAAAATCTGAACCAGTTTTTCGTTATCAGCTAAAGCCTCTAATGACAAATCTTTGGTTTCTGAATTTCCTTTTTTGTACCAGTCTAAGTCCAGATACATTTGGCGTAACAAAGCTGTCATACCCATTAATGAACTTGGATAAGCCTGATTCGTCAGAGCACTTCTTGTAAAAGCAAAATGGTTGGTTACTTTATTTGCAATAATTTGTTTGCTGTTTTCGGTATTGTTCAGTGCTACTAAAATTCCGGTTCCCTGAGCAACTCCGTCAGCAATATGGGTTCCTACTACTCCAAAACCGGCTTTTAGTAATTCTTCCGCTTTCGGCTGATCGTATTTAAAAGTTTCATAAGTATTTACTTCGGGACGAACACTTTCGTTCCAATAGTAACCTACTTTTTTAGTGTCGTATAAAGGGCTGCGATCACGTCCACGTCCGGCAGGGGCCTTAGGTTTTTCAACCCCAAAGCTGGTGTAGATATCAATAAACGAAGGATAAATAGTTTTTCCTGCAAGATCAATAGCAACGCTATTTTTAGGAATGGTGATGTTGTTTCCAACACCAACCACTTTGCCATCCTGAATGAGTAAAGTTCCTTTTTCGATTTTTTGTGTTGGGGTTACATAAATCGTGGCATTGGTAAAAACAGTGTAATTGTTGTTTTTGTTGTGGACACTTTCATTAACGGGAAAGTAATCTTGAGCATACGTTTTTGTTAAAAAAACACTCAAAAACAGTAGTAGTAGTTTTCTTTTCATGGATAATTAATAAAATTTTCATTAAAAATAGGAAATATTAATATTTGAGCAAGTTTTAATGAAAATTAATTTTTTATATTCCGCGTTAAGTACCAAAAACGATTTAGTAATTCTTCTGATTTTGATGATTTGCACTGTTTTTTGAGTGCTGCTTTTAAGAATGTCTTTTTATTTTAGGATCTTCTCATATCGGTTTTTTATCCCTTCCAGATAGGGAGCTTTGATTTCTGTGGCAAGCTCTACCGCTTTTTTTAAGACCGCCGTTGCAGTATCTTTTTTTCCGTTTTGCTCCAAAAGATCACCATATTTTAAAAAGGCTATCGGAGATTTTGGATGTAATTCTGCATTGCTTTTTAAAATTGATTCTGCAATAAATGATTTTGTAGGAGTATAATCGGATGAAAGGTTAGTAATGTCCTCTTCTGTAAACCAATCAGATTCAATTAGCTTTTTGACGACTGTTTGAATTTGCTGATCCATTTTTGCTAAATCAGCTTCGTTTAATGGTTTTGTTTGCTGGTCAACAGTAGATTGCAATTCCAGATAAAGTCTTTTTGATTCAGCTGCAATTTTACTTCGGTAGTCCTCTGCTGCTTTTTTTGCCAATTCTATGGTTTTGTCGTAAGCCAGTTCCTGGGTTGTTTTGTACTCAGGGATTACGCCAATTCCTTCCCAGTTTGTTTTAGTGATTGGATTTATCGGAGTTCCGGTAGGAATGAAAATTTCTAAAAGAGGGTTAATTTCAAGAATTTCACCGGGATTGGCTCCACCACCAGTCACTTCACCAACTAAGGTTGCTCTTTTTTGCGCTTGCATGTTATAACTGAATTCTTCTGCACCCGAAAAACTTCTGGCACCTGTGATAATAAATAGGGGAACATCGATTCTTTTTTTACCGTTAACTTCTGTAACTCTTAATTCTTCCGTATAATTGTCTTTTCTAAAATATAAGGTATTGAGCAATAGTGGTTCTTTTAAAAAATAACTGCACAGGTACTGCACGGTTTTAGGACTTCCACCTCCGTTAGTGCTTAAATCAATAACAATGGCGTCCGTTTTAGAAAGCAATTGCATATAAGAATCAATAGTGGGTTTAGTTTCGTGTATGAAATATTTAAAATTGAGGTAACCGATATTACCGTCAAGGATCTTAACCTCTCTGAAACCATCGGCGAGTTTGCGATTGTCGGTTAAATTATGAAGATAAATTTCGTAGGAATCTTTAGCTGCATTTGTGTTTTTATTATCCGGAACAAATTTAGGCTTGACTCTAAGATGTTTGTCGTTGTTGACCAAACGAATTTCTTTCGTTAGAGCTACAGCGAAAGAATCCAGTAGATCGTATTTTTTGAATTTATTTTCTTTATAACTCTTTTTTAAATGAGCCGCGATCAGTTTTGCCTGATCAGGAAATATGTACTCCTTTTGAATGAGGGAATCTATTTTTAGAATAGTCTCTTTTTTAAATTTCTCCGTTATTTTCTTTTGCTGACCATTTGCGTTAGGAAGAATCAGACAGGTGAGCGCGAATAAAAAAACGAATTTGTTGCTAAAAATAAAAATCTGTTGTAAAAATGGTTTGGTGAGATATTTCATAATGTTTTTGATTTTTATTCATAACGCTAATTTAGGGTTTTATGATAAATTCTGATGAAAATATTTATTAGGTGTGTTGTTTAGTTGTTTTTCGTTAATAGAAATTGCGATTACTTGCGACTTTTTAATAATGAATTTGGAAAGATAGAATTGAATTCAAAAGGAAGTAGGAAGGAACGTGTATTTAATTGTAATAAAAAAGCTACTTTTGTACATCTCGTTAGATTTGAATCCATTTATTAGGAATAGGAATTATGTTAGTAAAAGTTTACGGAAGTGCCGTTTTTGGAGTAGAAGCAACAACGATTACGATCGAAGTTCATATGGATAAAGGAATTGGTTATCATTTAGTGGGATTGCCGGATAATGCCATAAAGGAAAGCAGTTATCGAATTGCCGCCGCACTTAAGAACAATGGATTAATTTTTCCGGGTAAGAAAATAACAATTAATATGGCACCGGCTGACTTACGAAAGGAGGGTTCCGCATACGATTTAACTTTGGCGATGGGAATTTTGGTGGCTTCAGATCAGATAAAAGCACCGGAGATTGAAAAATATATTATCATGGGAGAGCTTTCTTTAGACGGCAGTTTACAACCGATTCGGGGAGCATTACCGATCGCAGTCAAAGCAAAGGAGGAAGGTTATAAAGGTTTCTTCCTGCCTATTCAGAATGTGAAAGAAGCTGCAATAGTGACTGGATTAGACACTTACGGAGTTCAGAATCTTCAGGATGTTATTGATTTTTTTAAGGGGAAAGGAACTCTTGAGCCTACAACTATTGATACGAAAGCTGAATTTTATAAAAGCTTAGATTTTCCGGAATTTGACTTTTCAGATGTCCGCGGACAGGAAAGTATAAAACGTTGTATGGAAATTGCGGCTGCGGGAGGTCATAACATCATTTTAATTGGTCCGCCCGGAGCGGGGAAAACGATGTTGGCTAAACGTGTTCCGAGTATTTTACCGCCAATGACTTTGCGTGAAGCTCTTGAAACGACTAAAATTCACAGTGTTGCCGGAAAGTTGAAAGAAGTTGGATTAATGAACCAGCGACCTTTTAGAAGCCCTCATCATACCATTTCTAATGTTGCCTTGGTTGGAGGAGGAAGTTATCCTCAGCCCGGAGAAATTTCGATGGCTCACAATGGTGTTTTGTTTTTAGACGAATTACCGGAGTTCAAGCGCGATGTTCTTGAAGTGATGCGCCAGCCGCTGGAAGATCGGGAAGTTACTATTTCAAGGGCTAAATTTACAGTAACTTACCCTTCCTCGTTTATGCTTGTGGCGAGTATGAATCCCAGCCCGAGTGGTTTTTTTAACGATCCTGCTATGCCTAATACATCTTCGCCACATGAGATGCAGCGCTATTTGAGCAAAATATCAGGACCTTTACTGGATCGGATTGACATTCATATCGAAGTCACACCAGTTCCTTTTGAAAAATTGGCCGATGATCGAAAAGCCGAGAGTAGTGTTGAAATCCGCAAACGGGTTACCGCTGCACGAGAAATTCAGACCAGACGTTTCGAAACAATTGAAAATGTACATTACAATGCACAAATGAGCAGTAAACTTATTCGGGAGTTTTGTATTCTTGACGATCCGTCAAAAGAATTGCTTAAAACGGCTATGGAACGATTGAATCTGTCTGCGAGAGCCTACGACAGAATCCTGAATGACAAACTTTTTTATATATAGTTCATTTTTTGGTTTTAAATTATTGTAAGTTAGTTTTTTATGTTCTAAATATTGTTGTTTGATTGTTACAATTATTTATGTTAATTAGTGATATTTTTTCTTTATGCGTGATTTTTCTTAAATTCACGTAATTGTACCTAAACTTTAGGAAATGGAGAAGCATAAAATTTACGACCGTGATTTTAAAGTGAACGCAGTCAAATTAGCACTTAAAACAAATCGTTTCCAAGCAGCAAAAGAACTTGGCGTAGGAACTACAAATATCTACAGATGGCAAGCCGAATTTCAAAAATATGGTGAAGCAGATAGCTTTTGCAAAGGCCATTTTAGAAACCCCGAGCAAAAAAGGTTTGTGATACTTAAAATTACACTTACAAAAAGGCTACAAAAAGTAGAACGTCAAGTTGAAATTTTTAAGAGCGCAAGCCACTATATCCTGCAAGGAAAACCAATGATTTTTTATTTTATCGAAAACAATTTAGATAAATATTCAATTTGTAGTATGTGTGAAGTTTTAGGTATAAGAGAAACGACTTATTATCGATGGAGAGATAAAATAGTTTCTCCAAGAAAGCGTGAAACAATCTTCTTAGAAGAAGAAATAACGTCTATATTTTACGAATATAAAGCGAGATATGGTAATATCAAAATTTCAGCAGAATTGAGAAGCCGAGGCATTATATTATCACCTCCTTCGGTAACTCGTTACATGAATAGACTAGGTCTTGTCAGTAAGCTTAGCAGTAGACATAAATTGAAATCTGGTTCGCATTTTGTTCCCCATAATCCTTGTATTTTTCCTAATATTCTTAATCGTCAGTTTAAAGCTGACAAACCTTCACAGATTTGGGTATCGGGTATAACAAACTTAGAAACAGAGAAAGGTCTTTTATCACTAACAATTATTATGGATTTATTTGACAATAAAATTATTGGATGGAATTTGAGTACAGGTGCGACAATAATGGAAACTTCAATGCCAGCTTGGGAAATGGCTATCCTAAATCGTAAACCTAAGAAAGGATTAATATTTCATTCTGATAGATCACCTCAATACGCTAATAAGATGTTTACTCGTAAATTGAACTCATATAAACATATTAAACGAAGTATGAGCAGGAATGGGAATCATTTAGATAATGTTGTGCCCAAAAGATTTTTTATCGCCCTTAAATCTGAACTAGCTTCTTTAAATGAACTTTCTATTAAAAAAGAAATTGAAGAAAAAATACCTGAATATCTTGAACAAACATCAAACGTTTTTAAGCACATATTAATATAAACTTACTGTTATGAAAAATTACGATCGTACGTTTAAAATGAATGCAGTCAAATTAAGCTATAAGAGAGGTAAAGGACAAATTGCGAGTATTGAAAGGGAGTTAGGAATAACTGCTAGTTGTTTATATCGATGGCGACAAGACTTCGAAAAATTTGGAGCAGGAAGTTTTTGCGGAACAGGCTACTTAAAATTAACTCTCGATCAAAGTACAATTACTAATCTTGAAAAGAAAGTAAAAGATTCAGAACTTACACTTGAAATTTTGAAAAGAGGAAGTAAACATGTTGCACTGGGAAAAATAATGACTAAAGATTTTATTGAGGATAACAAAAATAAATTTTCAATTTTAAAAATGTGCAGTGCATTAGGAGTTTCAAGAACCACATATTATAGAAGAAAAAAACAAGAACTTTCAAATACTGAAATTCGAATAAATATTTTGAAAGAGGAAATTACATCTATATTTTATGAATTTAAGCAAATATGTGGCTGTAGAAAAATTGCTAAAGAACTTGAAAAGAGAGGGTTTAAAATAACAGACTCACATGTCGCATCTTATATGAAAGTTCTGGGGCTTTATCGAAAAGCCAAAAGAAAATACAAAGCAACAACAGATTCACTTCATAATCACTATGTGTTTCCAAATGTTTTAAATAGAGAGTTTAAAGTTACTGACCCTTCCCAAGTTTGGGTTTCGGACATTACATACATACAGACTATGAGAGGCTTTCTATACCTCACTATAATTATGGATTTATTTGATAGAAAAATCATAGGATGGAGCTTAAGTGACACAATGAGTACCAAAGCAACAACTCTACCAGCTTGGGAAATGGCGGTTAACAATAGAAAAATTACCAAAGAGTTAATTTTCCATTCAGATAGAGGTACTCAATATGCTAATAAAATTTTCACTAAATCTTTAGACTCATACAAATATGTTAGAAGAAGTATGAGTCGTAAGCAAAATCACAATGATAATGCTGTTTCTGAAAGCTTTTTTAGCATATTTAAACGAGAATTAATTCACAGGGATAAACTTTTATCAAGAAAACAGTTGAGAATAGAAGTTTATGAATACATTGAAAACTGGTATAATAAGAAAAGAAGACATGGATTTTTAGGCTATAAGACAATTGAGGAATTTGATAGAATTAATAAACTAAGCTAAATTTA
This window encodes:
- a CDS encoding amidohydrolase family protein, which encodes MKRKLLLLFLSVFLTKTYAQDYFPVNESVHNKNNNYTVFTNATIYVTPTQKIEKGTLLIQDGKVVGVGNNITIPKNSVAIDLAGKTIYPSFIDIYTSFGVEKPKAPAGRGRDRSPLYDTKKVGYYWNESVRPEVNTYETFKYDQPKAEELLKAGFGVVGTHIADGVAQGTGILVALNNTENSKQIIANKVTNHFAFTRSALTNQAYPSSLMGMTALLRQMYLDLDWYKKGNSETKDLSLEALADNEKLVQIFATEDKLNSLRAAKIAKEFGLNYVLKGSGNEFERIEEIKGTNAKYIIPISFPEAYDVSNPYLSNQIELADMRFWNQAPTNLKVLSDNGVVFALTTDKLKKTEDFKTNLLKAIKYGFDKTKALEALTTVPAAILGKSNEVGSLKAGAFANFIITSGEIFDEKTVLYENWVQGTKYVVNDVNAKDIRGNYDLTVGKDTYKWKIEGTVDAPKSEVTTADAKKVSSTFAVSKNWISLLIKPTDSIKSNFSRLTGLIEKPENLSGKAVLANGTELFWTATRTSPFVAVKDSTKVEKLNPIIPTTYPNIAFGDSKRLTAQTLLFKNATVWTNEKEGILTETDVLIKNGKIAAVGKNLSDASATVIDAKGKHITSGIIDEHSHIAISKGVNEMGHNSTAEVTIQDVVNSEDINIYRDLAGGVTTSQLLHGSANPIGGRSAIVKWKWGAAPDEMLYKNQPKFIKFALGENVKQANWGIDNPTRFPQTRMGVEQVFTDYFQRAKEYDENWKKFNAGSKKGKAPRVDLEMQTIAEILNKERFITCHSYVESEILMLMNVTEKFNFKVNTFTHILEGYKVADKMKEHGVGASTFSDWWAYKFEVNDAIPFNGPIMHNQGLVVAYNSDDAEMSRRLNQEAAKAVKYGNISEEEAWKFVTLNPAKLLHIDDKVGSVKVGKDADVVLWSENPLSIYAKVEKTMIEGVVYFDLEKDAEKQQAISKERSLLIGQMLQEKNKGMSTQPPTKKEKKEYHCDTLEQ
- a CDS encoding S41 family peptidase; translated protein: MKYLTKPFLQQIFIFSNKFVFLFALTCLILPNANGQQKKITEKFKKETILKIDSLIQKEYIFPDQAKLIAAHLKKSYKENKFKKYDLLDSFAVALTKEIRLVNNDKHLRVKPKFVPDNKNTNAAKDSYEIYLHNLTDNRKLADGFREVKILDGNIGYLNFKYFIHETKPTIDSYMQLLSKTDAIVIDLSTNGGGSPKTVQYLCSYFLKEPLLLNTLYFRKDNYTEELRVTEVNGKKRIDVPLFIITGARSFSGAEEFSYNMQAQKRATLVGEVTGGGANPGEILEINPLLEIFIPTGTPINPITKTNWEGIGVIPEYKTTQELAYDKTIELAKKAAEDYRSKIAAESKRLYLELQSTVDQQTKPLNEADLAKMDQQIQTVVKKLIESDWFTEEDITNLSSDYTPTKSFIAESILKSNAELHPKSPIAFLKYGDLLEQNGKKDTATAVLKKAVELATEIKAPYLEGIKNRYEKILK
- a CDS encoding IS3 family transposase, whose protein sequence is MEKHKIYDRDFKVNAVKLALKTNRFQAAKELGVGTTNIYRWQAEFQKYGEADSFCKGHFRNPEQKRFVILKITLTKRLQKVERQVEIFKSASHYILQGKPMIFYFIENNLDKYSICSMCEVLGIRETTYYRWRDKIVSPRKRETIFLEEEITSIFYEYKARYGNIKISAELRSRGIILSPPSVTRYMNRLGLVSKLSSRHKLKSGSHFVPHNPCIFPNILNRQFKADKPSQIWVSGITNLETEKGLLSLTIIMDLFDNKIIGWNLSTGATIMETSMPAWEMAILNRKPKKGLIFHSDRSPQYANKMFTRKLNSYKHIKRSMSRNGNHLDNVVPKRFFIALKSELASLNELSIKKEIEEKIPEYLEQTSNVFKHILI
- a CDS encoding IS3 family transposase; this translates as MKNYDRTFKMNAVKLSYKRGKGQIASIERELGITASCLYRWRQDFEKFGAGSFCGTGYLKLTLDQSTITNLEKKVKDSELTLEILKRGSKHVALGKIMTKDFIEDNKNKFSILKMCSALGVSRTTYYRRKKQELSNTEIRINILKEEITSIFYEFKQICGCRKIAKELEKRGFKITDSHVASYMKVLGLYRKAKRKYKATTDSLHNHYVFPNVLNREFKVTDPSQVWVSDITYIQTMRGFLYLTIIMDLFDRKIIGWSLSDTMSTKATTLPAWEMAVNNRKITKELIFHSDRGTQYANKIFTKSLDSYKYVRRSMSRKQNHNDNAVSESFFSIFKRELIHRDKLLSRKQLRIEVYEYIENWYNKKRRHGFLGYKTIEEFDRINKLS